The Meles meles chromosome 6, mMelMel3.1 paternal haplotype, whole genome shotgun sequence genome has a window encoding:
- the ISL2 gene encoding insulin gene enhancer protein ISL-2: MVDIIFHYPFLGAMGDHSKKKPGTAMCVGCGSQIHDQFILRVSPDLEWHAACLKCAECSQYLDETCTCFVRDGKTYCKRDYVRLFGIKCAKCQVGFSSSDLVMRARDSVYHIECFRCSVCSRQLLPGDEFSLREHELLCRADHGLLLERAAAGSPRSPGPLPGARGLHLPDPGSGRQPSLRPHVHKQTEKTTRVRTVLNEKQLHTLRTCYAANPRPDALMKEQLVEMTGLSPRVIRVWFQNKRCKDKKKSILMKQLQQQQHNDKTSLQGLTGTPLVAGSPIRHESAVQGSAVEVQTYQPPWKALSEFALQSDLDQPAFQQLVSFSESGSLGNSSGSDVTSLSSQLPDTPNSMVPSPVET, from the exons ATGGTggatattatttttcattatcctTTTCTGGGTGCTATGGGGGATCATTCCAAGA AGAAGCCCGGGACCGCCATGTGCGTGGGCTGCGGGAGTCAGATCCACGACCAGTTTATCCTGCGGGTGTCGCCCGACCTGGAGTGGCACGCAGCCTGCCTCAAGTGCGCCGAGTGCAGCCAGTACCTGGACGAGACGTGCACGTGCTTCGTGAGAGACGGGAAGACCTACTGCAAGCGGGACTATGTCAG GCTGTTCGGCATCAAGTGCGCCAAGTGCCAGGTGGGCTTCAGCAGCAGTGATCTGGTGATGCGAGCGCGGGACAGCGTCTATCACATCGAGTGCTTCCGCTGCTCCGTGTGCAGCCGCCAGCTGCTGCCCGGCGACGAGTTCTCGCTGCGGGAGCACGAGCTGCTCTGCCGCGCGGACCACGGCCTCCTGCTGGAGCgcgccgcggccggcagcccgcGCAGCCCCGGCCCGCTCCCCGGCGCCCGAGGCCTGCATCTGCCAG ACCCTGGGTCGGGCCGGCAGCCCTCGCTGCGCCCGCACGTGCACAAACAGACGGAGAAGACAACCCGCGTGCGGACGGTGCTCAACGAGAAGCAGCTTCACACTCTGCGGACCTGCTATGCCGCCAACCCGCGGCCCGACGCGCTCATGAAGGAGCAGCTGGTGGAGATGACCGGCCTGAGCCCACGGGTCATCCGCGTCTGGTTCCAGAACAAGCGTTGCAAGGACAAGAAGAAATCCATCCTCATGaagcagctgcagcagcagcagcacaacGACAAGACG AGCCTCCAGGGATTGACCGGAACACCCCTGGTGGCGGGCAGCCCCATCCGTCATGAGAGCGCTGTGCAGGGCAGCGCAGTGGAGGTGCAGACGTACCAGCCACCTTGGAAAGCCCTCAGCGAGTTTGCCCTCCAGAGTGACCTGGACCAACCGGCCTTCCAGCAGCTG GTCTCCTTCTCTGAGTCTGGCTCACTAGGCAACTCCTCCGGCAGCGATGTGACCTCCCTGTCCTCGCAGCTCCCGGACACTCCCAACAGCATGGTGCCGAGTCCGGTGGAGACGTGA